A stretch of the Brachyhypopomus gauderio isolate BG-103 unplaced genomic scaffold, BGAUD_0.2 sc315, whole genome shotgun sequence genome encodes the following:
- the LOC143504699 gene encoding uncharacterized protein LOC143504699, with translation MFKLMMRSKKAGPTEELPEGCDVSAPSVKNKQAKKDHSRWFSAICCTRVEEAVMEELNTPPCGKSGGVVSTSGINPAVLTEELRNTLPSNMKMEDLIEVLEKISAWVKVAVKEVVAQDLIPIVRNLMLERIAALDRVKAQMSCRGTRSVLSDTDLSEEALQSGIVRRFVKTASETFLQERLGLTSWTKPDNDHYGSRSASVTEADLEVRLSLQRCCSELSALIALTLFGDVAGITISWTEQDHTGSALQSAAQTVDVGLEKKSWWFRFPRFLKLRFKKRTT, from the exons TCTAAGAAAGCTGGGCCAACAGAAGAGCTTCCTGAGGGCTGTGATGTGTCGGCCCCCAGTGTGAAAAACAAGCAGGCAAAGAAAGACCATAGCAGATGGTTTTCAG CTATTTGCTGTACTAGAGTGGAGGAGGCAGTGATGGAGGAGCTCAACACTCCTCCATGTGGGAAAAGTGGTGGAGTCGTATCCACCTCTGGGATTAATCCAGCTGTTCTAACTGAAGAGCTGAGGAATACACTGCCAAGCAAT atgaaaatggaggatttgatTGAAGTGCTGGAAAAAATCTCGGCATGGGTCAAAGTGGCAGTGAAGGAGGTGGTTGCTCAGGACCTCATCCCTATAGTGAGGAACCTGATGCTGGAAAGGATTGCGGCTCTGGACCGAGTAAAAGCACAAATGAGCTGCAGGGGTACTCGGTCAGTGCTGTCGGATACTGACCTTTCTGAGGAGGCACTCCAGTCGGGCATCGTGAGGAGATTTGTGAAGACTGCTTCAGAAACTTTTCTCCAAGAACGCCTTGGGTTGACATCCTGGACCAAGCCCGACAATGATCACTACGGTTCTAGAAGCGCATCTGTGACGGAGGCTGACTTAGAAGTGAGGCTGTCTCTACAGAGATGCTGCTCAGAGCTGTCAGCTCTGATTGCCCTCACTCTGTTCGGTGATGTCGCTGGCATCACCATCTCTTGGACAGAACAGGACCATACAGGCTCCGCTCTGCAGagtgcagcacagacagtggacgtggggctggagaagaaatcttggtggttcaggtttccaagatttctgaagctgagattcaag AAACGGACAACCTAA